The following nucleotide sequence is from Coffea eugenioides isolate CCC68of chromosome 10, Ceug_1.0, whole genome shotgun sequence.
CCACATAAAAGAAGGAAGTAGAAGTTCGGATTCTTTCTTCCATGATGTTATGTTACTGAGACATGAAGGAATAACCCCAGATAAAGAATTTGAAGCAAAATCCAAGACATGCAATGTTTGCATCTGACATAATGATATGGGGATGATTCCATGAAACTTATTCCTGGAAAATAGAATTATGGCAAGGTTTGGAAATGTGTGAAACCAGTTAGGGATATTGCCAGATAGATTATTCCGACTTATATCTAGAACCTTTAGAATGGGAAGATTCATTAAACTATGAGTGATGGACCCACTGAAGCCAAGATTTTGGAGATGCAAGTAAGCAAGATTTGacatatttgaaaataaagGCATGGTCCGCCCGTGAAAATGGTTGCCTGATAGAACTAGCTGTGCTAGTGAAGTGTGATTCTGCCTTAAAGACGCAGGGATTATGCCTTGAAAGAAATTGTTAGATAGATCTAACACCTCCAATTTTGTTAGATTTCCATAGGAAGAAGGGATGTCTCctttgaaaagattaaaagatGTGTTTAAGTAATTCAAGTCTGGGAACAGTTGGTGAATGGTAGCAGGAAGCTGCCCATAAAGTCGATTATCAGATATATCTAGCATTATGAGCATTGAGGTTGCTAACCTGGAAGACAAGGGGAAACCTCCACTAAAAGAGTTCCCTCTCAAAGACAGTAGATCAAGTGTTGTATTATATATTAGCCAGGAGGGAAGTGCTCCTTGCAGGGCATTATAGGCCAAAGAAAcgactttaaaatttttttgactaGAAATGAAGCTTGGAACCACCCGACCATGGTAATTGTTTACACCACAATTTCTCAAATTGAGAGATACAAGCTGGAATGAAGGATACCAGCGTGGAGTTTCAGTATTCACCTCAAACATATTGTTTGACAGATCAATgtcttggagatttgagaaattagcAAACATTGCAAAAGAAAGAATTCCACCGAACTTGTTATCTGAGATAAGCAAGGTTTGGAGCGAAGTCAAGTTTCTAAATGTATTAGAAGGGAAATTTCCTTGACAATGGTTGAAGGATAGATCTAAAGAAATCAAGGATGTCATTTCACTTAGGCACGGATCTATTCCTCCTTGAATCAGGTTTCCTTTTAGGTTCAACATCTGCAACTTCTGGAGTTTGCAAATTCCTGCAAAATCGGATGTCCAGAATCACCACCACTAGGACAAAGTGATGCATCTTATTTAAGCAATAATCTTGGAGCACCAAAAACATACAAGTTAGTGAAGCATTATATGCACATGATCTTGACATATATCGAGAATAATCAAGAAGCATGTCAATCACAGAACTAAACATGCTGAGTGGCATTTGCTTTTATATTGCCACATATTTCATCAACCATACCTGAAAAGAGTTTTGAGGGGTTCTTGATATAATTCAGAGAAATGTCCAGACTTTCCAATGATGAGCTGTTGTCGAATAGGCAAGGTGGTATGCTAATATCATCCAGAAAGTTCACTCAAGTCCAGTCTTCTGAGGTTCCTCAGACTGCATAGAGCTGGAACAAATCGATGATAATTAATTCAAGGACTTTGGAACTTGTTTGAGGATGGAATCATTCTAACGTCTCTCCATCTAAAAGAGAGAGTACCATTGCAACTCTGGAGAGACATTAAATCTTGCTATTCAGGTTACGAAAAACTTACCTGTTAATATACGGGGAGAGTTCAATAGACGATTTCCTGATAAGTCAAGTATCTCAAGCGAGGAAAGGTTTTTCAACAGGCAAGTTGGAGCATTTTCATCATTGATGTTATTGTTACTTAGATCCAGTGACCGAAGATTCTTGAGTTGACAGAAAGCTAGAATTTAGGAAGAGTAGTTTAATAATTGTCATGAAAGTTAAGAAAATACTCATAAATTCTGTAATCGTGCATATCTCTGCATACAATATAGTTCATTAACTATCTGGACTACTACGTGACTGACCTGTTAAAACTGGAACGAATTTGGGATAAATGCTTGACAGGCGCAGTTCCTCCAAAGAAGAAAGACTGCATGTCTTAAAGTGAGGTAATATATCACCATCCACAGCATTTGAACTCAGGTCCAGCACTTTAAGGTTATCCAAC
It contains:
- the LOC113750333 gene encoding receptor-like protein 56, with the translated sequence MFANFSNLQDIDLSNNMFEVNTETPRWYPSFQLVSLNLRNCGVNNYHGRVVPSFISSQKNFKVVSLAYNALQGALPSWLIYNTTLDLLSLRGNSFSGGFPLSSRLATSMLIMLDISDNRLYGQLPATIHQLFPDLNYLNTSFNLFKGDIPSSYGNLTKLEVLDLSNNFFQGIIPASLRQNHTSLAQLVLSGNHFHGRTMPLFSNMSNLAYLHLQNLGFSGSITHSLMNLPILKVLDISRNNLSGNIPNWFHTFPNLAIILFSRNKFHGIIPISLCQMQTLHVLDFASNSLSGVIPSCLSNITSWKKESELLLPSFMWLSPTYANYRVKVPLTAKGNRLLYEGTPLSLMTGIDLSMNKLTGEIPTQLGELAALHSLNLSFNILAGHIPKSFSTMEEIESLDLSHNNLVGTIPHDIVQLHFISTFNVSFNNLTGSIPFENNFQTFDESSFIGNGELCGPPLHTNCTSNKNSNKPPEEQQHEEEGDRTGLAESDFFFYSCIAVSYVLGFWCVILPLMLSENWRRKHYAVVDICINICCNKLSSFFPKSG